In Halorhabdus tiamatea SARL4B, a genomic segment contains:
- a CDS encoding DUF7286 family protein, with product MELTKRSDDQKRRKQRGRGPDRRLGDDDRGRVPFAIVGVVLLLTSVAFVGHVLPQSTVTPDVDASVAIAQTEGVTQSAIRTGAKRGIEAAAARPVTQASDTAWGTALAANSTDSTSSASTAEGALPSGAFRRYLAAMIYLEVESTVERAGQQVGDVRTNVSVPSIETPADLRAAIDRVSLSTAAEGVLTVTIPNVTIRARSGNRTLEHRETAMTVSIATPIAQLHDRVERFEDALAAGVTERGLTQRFNARIYALGWARGYAQNYQAPIVQVIANRHVQPALNDAIYRTQRDVFGAADPELQDANRLGWTCMALKDGGSMFDEYMGSNDVSYGNTTFTGDELVFERSNGTLSASVPTDGASTAEALCSGAELALGDQITGELPAAPGTRDLLGQAPGMNATETIGVNQTSYVPFARMAAPDGDRSIENVIDRIYTIDGRANTNTRVVDPLELSGTATCTNATDERGTCANGTCANATRGTYTISNGRTVDGAQFTERTTRPEDYYEARSTVEVSVSKYKRCPPGQDNALIDTDTMTVDVRTQFGEADANPNAEIDGVNPISIGDDKYDRGAAVSGLPADFRNYAGSESIVTESLLGDEPNPEAHAAWVKSALPNRITTEADITGPIAEQLNVQKRVTLDHDRFLDAKLAAAIASDLTEMRRAAADITYEFSRTDLLERGEKSPFTRLIEKTETTLTERYLDRAEPYDSVGQKAIYEARYAYLQALLAELETVESGHEKAVGGIDDKLDGADLSLEKALTFLQEGVSADEPDPVPMNSSNLTGTVTYEVSGAPTYLVAENLTKRDVPAIPAGAEFTPLAMRNEELLDSPIDDIANGLVSNVLDAINLGGSDATIPLKTAGDVLLAGNLAADVEDDPITNRSFETSLAALEDTVDESLSTFGETVADGTVKQLYPHDAAACVVAEDAARGRRGPSCADRYGDSLVATITAAHDEIERRADEVIAGYDTTGERAVAIGKGNATAPLVETITDAIDAEAYRPSAFTETYDAEQWPHFVESALRPAIENASAITVDIEDGQHVTTIEETVKTKIGDVATGVVEDRLGDLTKRARDRISDKMASWGGSWSSKLKRPARIAGGLPLLPVPTHWYATVNVWDVDVSGAYTRLEVDANVGSPTKTTATTYVRENRTVSVDIAGESRRLGRVEPIDFTTRSVLIVVTPTGVGVGDTDGENPECSPTYPAVGDVDPDAIQCEYDGTGH from the coding sequence ATGGAACTGACCAAGCGAAGTGACGACCAGAAGCGACGGAAGCAGCGAGGTCGGGGACCGGACCGACGATTGGGAGACGACGATCGGGGCCGCGTCCCGTTTGCGATCGTCGGGGTCGTGCTCTTGCTCACGAGCGTCGCGTTCGTGGGCCACGTCCTCCCACAATCGACCGTCACACCGGACGTCGACGCGAGCGTCGCGATCGCACAGACCGAGGGAGTCACACAGTCCGCGATCCGAACGGGGGCAAAGCGTGGTATCGAAGCGGCCGCCGCCCGGCCGGTGACCCAGGCGAGCGACACCGCGTGGGGGACGGCTCTCGCTGCCAACAGCACGGATTCGACCTCCTCCGCCTCGACGGCCGAGGGGGCGCTACCGAGCGGGGCGTTTCGAAGATACCTCGCGGCGATGATCTACCTCGAAGTCGAGTCGACCGTAGAGCGGGCCGGACAGCAGGTCGGAGATGTCCGGACGAATGTCTCCGTGCCGTCGATCGAAACCCCGGCCGACCTCCGGGCGGCGATCGATCGTGTTAGCCTCTCGACGGCAGCGGAAGGCGTCCTTACGGTCACGATCCCAAACGTGACGATTCGTGCCAGGTCCGGCAACCGAACGCTCGAGCATCGAGAGACGGCGATGACAGTGTCGATTGCGACGCCGATCGCGCAGCTACACGATCGCGTCGAGCGCTTCGAAGACGCCCTCGCGGCCGGCGTGACCGAGCGTGGGCTGACCCAGCGGTTCAACGCGCGGATCTACGCGCTCGGGTGGGCGCGGGGCTACGCACAGAACTATCAGGCTCCGATCGTCCAAGTGATCGCGAACAGACACGTCCAGCCCGCACTCAACGACGCCATCTACCGGACCCAGAGAGACGTTTTCGGCGCCGCCGATCCGGAGTTACAGGACGCAAACAGACTCGGCTGGACCTGTATGGCGCTGAAGGACGGCGGTTCGATGTTCGACGAGTACATGGGATCGAACGACGTCAGCTACGGGAACACCACGTTCACCGGCGACGAACTCGTTTTCGAGCGCTCGAACGGGACGCTGTCGGCCAGCGTCCCGACCGACGGGGCGAGTACCGCGGAGGCCCTGTGTTCGGGGGCCGAACTGGCACTCGGCGATCAGATCACTGGTGAACTCCCCGCTGCGCCCGGGACCCGCGACCTGCTCGGGCAGGCCCCCGGGATGAACGCGACCGAGACGATCGGCGTCAATCAAACGTCGTACGTCCCCTTCGCCCGGATGGCCGCACCAGATGGAGATCGGTCGATCGAAAATGTGATCGACCGGATCTACACGATCGACGGGCGCGCGAACACGAACACCCGCGTCGTCGACCCGCTCGAACTCTCCGGGACGGCGACGTGTACCAACGCGACGGACGAGCGAGGAACGTGTGCGAATGGGACGTGTGCGAACGCCACGCGAGGGACGTATACAATCTCGAACGGACGCACCGTCGACGGAGCGCAATTCACCGAGAGGACGACCCGGCCGGAGGACTACTACGAAGCGAGATCCACCGTCGAAGTCAGTGTGTCGAAATACAAACGATGTCCGCCCGGCCAGGACAACGCGCTGATCGACACCGACACGATGACGGTCGACGTCCGCACCCAGTTCGGTGAAGCCGACGCGAACCCGAACGCCGAGATCGACGGGGTGAACCCGATTTCCATCGGGGATGACAAGTACGACCGCGGGGCTGCGGTTTCCGGACTGCCGGCCGATTTCAGGAACTACGCCGGTAGCGAGTCCATCGTGACGGAATCACTCCTCGGCGACGAACCCAACCCGGAGGCACACGCGGCGTGGGTGAAATCAGCGTTGCCGAACCGGATCACCACGGAAGCGGACATCACGGGTCCAATCGCCGAGCAGTTGAACGTCCAGAAGCGAGTGACGCTCGATCACGACCGGTTTCTCGACGCGAAACTCGCCGCGGCGATCGCGTCGGATCTCACCGAGATGCGGCGGGCCGCGGCCGATATCACGTACGAATTCTCACGGACGGATCTGCTCGAACGTGGCGAGAAGAGTCCGTTCACGCGGCTGATCGAGAAGACGGAGACGACGTTGACAGAGCGGTATCTCGACCGGGCGGAACCCTACGACAGCGTCGGTCAAAAGGCGATCTACGAGGCGCGGTACGCCTACCTCCAGGCCCTGCTCGCGGAACTCGAAACAGTCGAGTCCGGCCACGAGAAGGCAGTCGGCGGCATCGACGACAAACTCGACGGGGCCGACCTGAGTCTGGAGAAGGCACTGACGTTCTTACAGGAAGGTGTCTCGGCGGACGAGCCCGATCCCGTGCCGATGAACTCCTCGAATCTGACGGGGACCGTCACCTACGAGGTCTCAGGCGCGCCGACCTACCTCGTCGCGGAGAACCTGACGAAACGGGATGTCCCGGCGATCCCGGCCGGGGCGGAGTTCACACCGCTCGCGATGCGAAACGAAGAGCTCCTGGATTCGCCCATCGACGATATCGCCAACGGCCTCGTCAGCAACGTGCTCGATGCGATCAACCTGGGCGGGTCCGACGCGACGATACCACTCAAGACGGCCGGTGACGTGCTGCTGGCCGGCAATCTCGCCGCGGACGTCGAGGACGATCCGATCACGAACCGCAGCTTCGAGACGTCTCTGGCTGCGCTCGAGGACACGGTCGACGAATCGCTCTCGACGTTCGGCGAAACTGTCGCCGATGGGACTGTCAAGCAACTCTACCCGCACGATGCGGCCGCGTGTGTCGTCGCCGAGGACGCGGCCCGTGGTAGACGCGGACCATCCTGTGCAGACCGGTACGGCGACTCGCTGGTCGCGACGATCACCGCCGCTCACGACGAGATCGAACGTCGCGCCGACGAAGTCATCGCGGGGTACGACACGACGGGCGAGCGGGCGGTTGCGATCGGCAAGGGGAACGCGACTGCGCCGCTCGTCGAGACGATCACCGACGCGATCGACGCGGAGGCGTATCGACCCAGCGCGTTCACCGAGACCTACGACGCCGAACAGTGGCCCCACTTCGTCGAGTCGGCGCTCCGGCCTGCGATCGAGAACGCCAGCGCGATCACCGTCGATATCGAGGACGGACAACACGTCACCACGATCGAGGAGACTGTCAAAACCAAGATCGGAGACGTGGCTACCGGCGTGGTCGAGGATCGGCTCGGCGACCTCACGAAACGGGCCCGCGATCGCATCAGCGACAAGATGGCGTCGTGGGGCGGTTCGTGGTCGAGTAAGCTGAAACGGCCAGCCAGAATCGCCGGCGGGCTGCCGTTGTTGCCGGTCCCCACCCACTGGTACGCGACGGTCAACGTCTGGGACGTCGACGTTTCCGGGGCGTACACGCGCTTGGAGGTGGACGCAAACGTTGGCAGCCCCACCAAGACGACCGCGACGACGTACGTCCGGGAGAACCGAACGGTGAGCGTCGACATCGCGGGTGAATCGCGCCGACTCGGCAGGGTCGAACCGATCGACTTCACGACGCGTTCGGTTCTGATCGTCGTGACACCGACTGGCGTCGGCGTGGGCGATACTGACGGGGAGAACCCGGAGTGTTCGCCGACGTATCCGGCGGTCGGCGACGTCGACCCGGACGCAATCCAATGTGAGTATGACGGCACTGGGCACTGA
- a CDS encoding DUF7310 family coiled-coil domain-containing protein — protein MTDLETLEQRLVAIERTVLEDDHERRAFEGDSAADADLEGIETRLDALEARVAELEATVQSIDGYVSQVESVNQAVERRADAALATVDRLESRLEALESTGDGQPRGDESQSSAGHAQNDKATNRPADAPAPVRQDRERSNPTDDGQAPDEHTDWPGPLTKFRDVFAGVREWIP, from the coding sequence ATGACTGACCTCGAGACGCTCGAGCAGCGACTGGTGGCGATCGAGCGGACGGTTTTGGAGGACGATCACGAGCGAAGGGCCTTCGAGGGTGATTCGGCGGCTGATGCCGACCTCGAAGGGATCGAGACCAGACTCGACGCGCTCGAGGCGCGCGTCGCCGAACTCGAGGCGACTGTCCAGTCGATCGACGGGTACGTCTCGCAGGTCGAGTCCGTGAACCAGGCTGTCGAGCGCCGGGCGGACGCGGCGCTCGCGACGGTCGATCGGCTCGAATCCCGTCTCGAGGCGCTCGAAAGCACAGGAGACGGGCAACCGCGAGGTGACGAGTCACAATCGAGTGCCGGCCACGCCCAAAACGACAAGGCGACGAACCGACCGGCGGATGCGCCCGCGCCTGTGAGACAGGATCGGGAGCGCTCGAATCCGACAGACGACGGCCAAGCCCCGGACGAGCACACGGACTGGCCCGGACCGCTCACGAAATTCCGAGACGTCTTCGCGGGCGTTCGTGAGTGGATTCCGTAG
- a CDS encoding DUF7285 family protein encodes MDGVLSGRGQTEPLAALAAIALVCTAITLYTGLYGTLFDSVGEERALGSVTAERVWDAIGENGVYDSDDDLRTRIEPATIPQGANLEVTVTYVGDDGRMETAGSATFDARGSVIRTDPPSTAERFERSVPVRIAPGDLKPGTLTVVVWS; translated from the coding sequence ATGGACGGCGTACTCTCGGGCCGCGGGCAGACCGAACCCCTGGCAGCGCTGGCTGCGATCGCACTCGTCTGTACGGCGATCACGCTCTACACCGGGCTGTACGGGACGCTGTTCGACTCGGTGGGCGAGGAGCGCGCGCTCGGTTCGGTCACGGCCGAACGGGTCTGGGACGCGATCGGCGAGAACGGGGTCTACGACAGCGACGACGACCTCCGAACGCGAATCGAGCCGGCGACGATCCCACAGGGTGCGAACCTCGAGGTGACGGTGACGTACGTCGGTGACGACGGGCGGATGGAAACGGCGGGATCGGCGACCTTCGACGCCCGAGGAAGCGTGATTCGGACGGATCCACCGTCGACCGCCGAGCGATTCGAGCGGTCGGTTCCGGTTCGGATCGCACCGGGCGACCTAAAGCCGGGGACGCTCACGGTGGTGGTCTGGTCGTGA
- the mutL gene encoding DNA mismatch repair endonuclease MutL, giving the protein MDEIRELDGTTIERIAAGEVVERPASVVKELFENSLDADASRVRVAVESGGTESIRVSDDGVGMSEADARAAVREHTTSKIRDIDDLESGVGTLGFRGEALHAIGAVSRMTITTRPRGGERGTRVGVEGGEVTAVEAAGCPEGTTVEVADIFYNVPARRKYLSREATEFDHVNTVVTNYALANPDVAVALEHDGRETFATTGGGSLRETVMAVYGREVAEAMLDVDAETMPDGPLDGIDGLVSHPETNRADRAYVATFVNGRYVRSSAARNAIVEAYGNQLAPDRYPFAVLDLSLPAGTVDVNVHPRKMEVRFADEEGLREQVRAAVEETLLTEGLIRSSAPRGRSAPEQTEIEPDASTNGRTAESTDTDPGSRSDAESETPSEGTATGRPAESVSDRSTERRSEPGDAEATVGASEGTLSTSNPDDSGGDPRTGAGTDDVTTARETDPSTGVGASVPADRDRDARANAGSDGEQTSWDGTATTSVRDSGVQARLGSDDGPREGEFESLPSMRILGQLHDTYVVAETDTGLVLIDQHAADERINYERLKDAFAGETTTQVLAEPVELDLTARESALFADFEETLARLGFSAERIDDRTVGVTAVPSLVAETADPDLLRDVLSSFVDSDADPAATVEAAADDVLADLACYPSITGNTSLTEGSTVGLLEKLDECENPYACPHGRPVVVEIDADELADRFERDYPGHATRRLD; this is encoded by the coding sequence ATGGACGAAATCCGGGAACTCGATGGGACGACGATCGAGCGCATCGCGGCCGGTGAGGTGGTCGAGCGCCCGGCGTCAGTCGTCAAGGAACTGTTCGAGAACAGTCTCGACGCCGACGCCTCCCGCGTCCGGGTCGCCGTCGAGTCGGGGGGCACCGAGTCGATCCGGGTCAGCGACGACGGCGTCGGCATGAGCGAAGCCGACGCCCGCGCGGCGGTCCGTGAGCACACGACGAGCAAGATCCGGGACATCGACGATCTGGAATCCGGCGTCGGGACGCTCGGGTTCCGGGGCGAGGCGCTCCACGCGATCGGGGCAGTGTCACGCATGACGATCACGACGCGCCCTCGGGGAGGCGAGCGCGGGACGCGCGTCGGTGTGGAGGGTGGTGAGGTGACGGCCGTCGAGGCAGCCGGCTGTCCCGAGGGGACGACCGTCGAGGTCGCGGACATCTTCTACAACGTTCCGGCCCGCCGGAAGTACCTGAGCCGGGAGGCCACGGAATTCGATCACGTCAACACCGTCGTCACCAACTACGCGCTGGCCAACCCGGACGTCGCCGTGGCCCTCGAACACGACGGCAGAGAGACCTTCGCCACGACGGGCGGGGGCTCGCTTCGGGAGACAGTCATGGCCGTCTACGGACGTGAGGTGGCCGAGGCCATGCTCGACGTCGACGCGGAGACGATGCCCGATGGCCCACTCGATGGGATCGACGGACTCGTGAGCCACCCCGAGACCAACCGGGCGGACCGGGCCTACGTCGCGACGTTCGTCAACGGTCGATACGTCCGATCGAGCGCTGCGCGCAACGCTATCGTCGAGGCCTACGGAAACCAGCTCGCCCCAGACCGCTATCCCTTTGCGGTTCTGGATCTCTCCCTACCCGCCGGAACGGTCGACGTCAACGTCCACCCCCGGAAGATGGAAGTCCGCTTCGCCGACGAAGAGGGGCTCCGCGAGCAGGTCCGGGCGGCCGTCGAGGAGACGCTACTCACAGAGGGATTGATTCGTTCGAGCGCACCTCGCGGCCGATCGGCTCCCGAACAGACCGAGATCGAACCGGACGCGTCGACGAACGGCCGGACTGCAGAATCGACAGATACCGATCCTGGTTCCCGGAGCGATGCGGAGAGTGAGACACCCAGCGAGGGGACAGCCACCGGCAGGCCAGCCGAATCGGTCTCTGACCGGTCGACCGAACGGCGTTCGGAGCCCGGCGACGCCGAAGCCACTGTAGGGGCTTCCGAAGGAACGCTCTCTACGAGCAATCCCGACGATTCAGGTGGCGACCCCCGCACAGGAGCCGGCACGGACGACGTGACGACTGCCCGTGAGACTGACCCCTCTACTGGCGTGGGGGCTTCGGTCCCGGCCGACCGTGATCGAGACGCTCGCGCCAACGCTGGAAGTGACGGAGAGCAAACGTCGTGGGATGGAACTGCAACGACGAGCGTCCGCGATTCCGGCGTCCAGGCCCGGCTGGGGAGCGACGACGGACCGCGAGAGGGAGAATTCGAGTCGCTACCGTCGATGCGGATTCTGGGGCAGTTACACGACACCTACGTCGTCGCCGAGACCGACACCGGTCTCGTGTTGATCGATCAGCACGCCGCCGACGAGCGGATCAACTACGAGCGCCTCAAGGACGCTTTCGCCGGTGAGACGACGACCCAGGTACTGGCCGAGCCGGTCGAACTCGATCTCACCGCACGGGAGTCTGCCCTGTTTGCGGACTTCGAGGAGACACTCGCGCGGCTGGGGTTCAGTGCCGAGCGGATCGACGACCGGACCGTCGGCGTCACGGCGGTCCCCTCACTGGTCGCCGAGACTGCCGACCCTGACCTGCTCCGGGACGTGCTCTCGTCGTTCGTCGACAGCGACGCAGATCCGGCAGCGACCGTGGAGGCAGCGGCCGACGACGTCCTCGCCGATCTCGCTTGCTACCCCTCGATCACGGGGAACACGTCGTTGACCGAGGGGTCGACCGTCGGCCTTCTCGAAAAGCTCGACGAGTGTGAGAATCCCTACGCGTGCCCCCACGGCCGGCCGGTCGTCGTCGAGATCGACGCCGACGAACTCGCCGACCGCTTCGAGCGGGACTACCCGGGCCACGCGACCAGACGCCTCGATTGA
- a CDS encoding type II secretion system F family protein — MAVRSALLVGLAWLYRFEVEASDELVESVTFLGSPHTPETYVKAGYSAGILGALVPIGFTLWLPWYAVVGISLGCSLVSMHVVQTLPHVLASFERTEALGDAPTLIGRAVLRMQIEPSTESAIRFAAETGSSSLARNLETHVEAAVGTPRTGLLSFAEEWADRFPAMRRSAYLLASAGEAPEAERNRTLDRSLAAVLDGTRDRMAEFTNAIRGPTTILYAFGVMVPLALVALVPAVGFVGYELSIWYLVVGYDVVLPIVLVGASLWLLARRPIAFPPPKVTRAHPDVPPRALPTLLWGGLGTLAGYALVTAVGVGYLAPIASGGLGIAGALIGYVRPILQVRTYVREVEADLTDALYLTGRLVDDGNSVETAIQRAGEQVPGETGDLFARAAGLQRRLHVSVHEAFLGEYGVVTTVPSPRVRATVELLAIAAEQGAPAGRAIVSMADHLDELRDVEAQTRRQLSTITDTIDNTATFFGPMVAGATVGLAGGLAGEGTAIVDGATTLPIEQLGIVIGVYVVSLSFILVPLAVALEDGLDWPLLGYRIGRSLLGAVPIYVVTIVVVGATF; from the coding sequence ATGGCGGTTCGTTCGGCTCTGCTCGTCGGCCTCGCGTGGCTCTATCGTTTCGAGGTCGAAGCGAGTGACGAACTCGTCGAGTCGGTCACGTTCCTGGGGTCGCCGCACACGCCCGAGACGTACGTCAAAGCCGGGTACAGTGCCGGCATTCTCGGGGCGTTGGTTCCGATCGGATTCACTCTCTGGCTCCCCTGGTACGCAGTCGTCGGCATATCGCTAGGGTGTTCGCTGGTGTCGATGCACGTCGTGCAGACGCTCCCGCACGTGCTCGCGTCGTTCGAACGGACCGAGGCGCTGGGGGACGCACCGACCCTGATCGGGCGGGCAGTCCTCCGGATGCAGATCGAACCCTCGACCGAATCAGCCATCAGGTTTGCCGCCGAGACTGGATCGAGCTCGCTGGCGAGGAACCTCGAGACACACGTCGAAGCCGCCGTCGGGACGCCACGGACCGGCCTGCTGTCCTTCGCCGAGGAGTGGGCCGATCGGTTTCCGGCGATGCGGCGCTCGGCGTACTTACTGGCGAGTGCCGGGGAGGCACCCGAGGCCGAGCGCAACCGGACGCTGGATCGCTCGCTTGCGGCCGTCCTCGACGGGACGCGCGATCGCATGGCCGAGTTCACGAACGCGATCCGCGGGCCGACCACGATACTGTACGCCTTTGGCGTGATGGTTCCGCTCGCGCTCGTCGCACTCGTTCCGGCCGTCGGGTTCGTGGGTTACGAGCTCAGTATCTGGTATCTGGTCGTTGGATACGACGTCGTCCTGCCGATCGTTCTGGTGGGGGCGAGCCTCTGGCTGCTCGCACGCCGGCCGATCGCGTTTCCGCCACCGAAGGTCACTCGCGCACACCCGGACGTTCCGCCGCGAGCGCTCCCGACGCTGCTGTGGGGTGGGCTCGGGACGCTTGCTGGGTACGCGCTCGTCACCGCAGTCGGTGTCGGCTACCTGGCCCCGATCGCCAGTGGTGGTCTCGGCATCGCCGGGGCGCTGATCGGATACGTCCGTCCCATCCTTCAGGTGCGAACGTACGTCCGCGAGGTCGAGGCGGACCTCACCGACGCGCTGTATCTCACGGGCCGACTCGTCGACGACGGCAACTCCGTCGAGACGGCGATTCAGCGGGCTGGAGAACAAGTTCCGGGGGAGACCGGCGATCTCTTCGCCCGCGCTGCCGGCCTCCAGCGTCGACTCCACGTCAGCGTCCACGAGGCGTTCCTCGGCGAGTACGGCGTCGTCACGACAGTGCCGAGCCCGCGCGTTCGGGCCACCGTCGAACTCCTGGCGATCGCCGCCGAACAGGGTGCACCGGCCGGGCGCGCGATCGTCTCGATGGCCGATCACCTCGACGAACTCCGGGACGTCGAAGCCCAAACGAGACGACAGCTCTCGACGATCACCGACACGATCGACAACACCGCGACGTTTTTCGGGCCGATGGTCGCCGGGGCGACTGTCGGGCTTGCCGGCGGCCTCGCCGGGGAGGGAACGGCGATCGTAGACGGTGCGACGACGCTCCCGATCGAGCAACTCGGCATCGTGATCGGGGTCTACGTCGTCTCGCTGTCCTTTATCTTAGTTCCGCTCGCGGTCGCCCTCGAGGACGGCCTCGACTGGCCGTTGCTCGGCTATCGAATCGGCCGCTCCCTCCTCGGGGCCGTCCCGATCTACGTCGTCACCATTGTCGTCGTGGGGGCGACGTTCTGA
- a CDS encoding DUF7283 family protein yields MDTEAPVDAWYTWVGVAVVGVAVLGFVLGLPGQPPPDATKAANTIDRVAGSVQESAATYEHDAAAVNIDTRRIAMRNDGGTTRASVAFGSLTPVSAVEDAAIRDALERITHGQPPGAVLSEYRFDSTALRTATERTRERIDSNGTAWQPADGVLTVRRVHIDGESLVLVDA; encoded by the coding sequence ATGGACACTGAAGCGCCAGTCGACGCGTGGTACACCTGGGTCGGCGTTGCCGTCGTCGGCGTTGCCGTGCTCGGATTCGTCCTCGGATTACCGGGCCAGCCACCACCGGATGCGACAAAAGCCGCGAATACGATCGACCGGGTGGCTGGAAGCGTACAGGAATCCGCGGCCACGTACGAACACGACGCCGCGGCGGTCAACATCGACACCAGACGAATCGCAATGCGGAACGACGGCGGAACGACACGAGCGTCGGTGGCCTTCGGGTCACTCACGCCAGTGAGCGCAGTCGAAGACGCCGCGATTCGGGACGCACTCGAGCGAATCACGCATGGACAGCCGCCGGGGGCAGTCCTCTCGGAGTACCGATTCGATTCGACAGCGTTGCGCACTGCGACCGAGCGCACGCGCGAACGCATCGACAGCAACGGTACCGCCTGGCAGCCGGCCGACGGCGTTCTAACCGTCCGGCGGGTCCACATCGACGGGGAATCACTCGTTCTCGTAGACGCATGA
- a CDS encoding DUF1405 domain-containing protein, whose product MTGVGRRLERALATIFDADLPPSQGRSRAIGPLPTWLEDVGLRLAWPIAIVNLVGTAFGFWYYRFQLAETPLLAWPLVPDSPLATLFIALSLIAWRLDFRANWLHVLAFFGCLKLGFWTPFVQLFVNGPGGIATWLYVFLITSHLAMVFEAFVIHRYAQFTLPAIGVATAWYGLNDLVDYVWPILGGPHHTTLRAEYVDGVVDHTVFAHDLAAGAAVVLTLAAIVLALGTHRAQA is encoded by the coding sequence ATGACAGGTGTCGGGCGTCGTCTCGAACGCGCACTCGCCACGATCTTCGACGCCGATCTCCCACCGAGTCAGGGTCGATCCCGAGCCATTGGGCCGCTTCCGACCTGGCTCGAGGACGTCGGCCTCCGGCTCGCGTGGCCGATCGCGATCGTCAACCTCGTCGGGACGGCCTTCGGGTTCTGGTACTACCGGTTTCAACTCGCGGAGACGCCACTTCTCGCCTGGCCGCTGGTCCCTGACAGCCCACTCGCGACGCTGTTCATCGCGCTCTCGTTGATCGCCTGGCGACTCGACTTTCGGGCCAACTGGCTGCACGTGCTCGCCTTCTTCGGGTGTCTCAAACTCGGCTTCTGGACGCCGTTCGTCCAGCTGTTCGTCAACGGCCCCGGCGGCATCGCCACCTGGCTGTACGTCTTCTTGATCACGAGCCACCTCGCGATGGTGTTCGAGGCGTTCGTGATTCATCGCTACGCGCAGTTCACGCTGCCCGCGATCGGCGTCGCCACCGCGTGGTACGGCCTCAACGACCTGGTGGACTACGTCTGGCCGATCCTCGGCGGCCCTCACCACACCACACTCCGTGCCGAATACGTCGACGGCGTCGTCGACCACACCGTCTTCGCGCACGATCTGGCTGCCGGTGCCGCGGTCGTCCTCACGCTTGCCGCAATCGTCCTGGCGCTCGGGACCCACCGAGCGCAGGCGTGA
- a CDS encoding DUF7284 family protein, with amino-acid sequence MRRPSRAISTVADVTLAILLIVAAMGVLATFVDSEQKRHDPMTAEYTAETIASGTMNVTYDVEAAIDDYADLAGVDADADYTDKELKRRAHGPIVAHAAAAAVRNLEVDRDALRDGSGHGTVELSKDAAYERAVDEALQTRLVESSFDTQVIAVWEPIEGGPLRGAATLGQTPPVDADVSATTITVPVDVPSVRQRTVDRVDDPDDFGIVANAVASAVIDGYLPERRSQRALESAGVRHDLTAYRYRRLATVLRTPTNGVESTVVPVLDRRTANASVANTALTRALGTQLEADLESADPARPAAGPLGNGTAAAERVSTGTVTITVRTWN; translated from the coding sequence GTGAGGCGGCCGTCTCGCGCGATAAGCACTGTCGCAGACGTCACGCTCGCGATCCTGCTGATCGTCGCCGCGATGGGCGTCCTCGCGACGTTCGTCGACAGCGAGCAGAAGCGCCACGATCCGATGACTGCGGAGTACACGGCCGAGACGATCGCCTCGGGGACGATGAACGTCACTTACGACGTCGAAGCCGCGATCGACGACTACGCCGACCTCGCGGGCGTCGATGCTGACGCCGATTACACCGACAAGGAACTCAAACGGCGTGCCCACGGGCCGATTGTCGCCCACGCCGCGGCGGCGGCCGTCCGCAACCTCGAGGTCGATCGCGACGCGCTCCGGGACGGATCCGGGCACGGCACCGTCGAACTGTCGAAAGACGCCGCGTACGAACGCGCCGTCGACGAGGCACTCCAGACTCGCCTCGTCGAGTCGAGTTTCGACACGCAGGTGATCGCCGTCTGGGAACCGATCGAGGGTGGCCCCTTGCGCGGGGCAGCCACGCTCGGACAGACGCCGCCAGTGGACGCCGACGTGAGTGCGACAACGATCACCGTCCCGGTCGACGTGCCGTCGGTGCGTCAGCGAACTGTCGATCGGGTGGACGATCCGGACGACTTCGGGATCGTCGCGAACGCCGTCGCGTCGGCCGTCATCGACGGGTATCTCCCCGAGCGACGTTCCCAGCGAGCACTCGAAAGTGCCGGCGTTCGGCACGATCTCACGGCGTATCGCTACCGGCGGCTGGCGACCGTTCTGAGAACACCGACGAACGGCGTCGAATCGACCGTCGTGCCGGTACTCGACCGTCGAACGGCCAACGCGAGCGTCGCCAACACGGCGCTGACTCGGGCGCTCGGGACACAACTCGAAGCCGATCTCGAGTCGGCTGATCCGGCACGCCCGGCTGCTGGACCGCTCGGGAACGGGACGGCGGCAGCCGAGCGCGTCTCGACGGGGACGGTCACGATCACGGTGAGAACATGGAACTGA